Proteins encoded together in one Campylobacter peloridis LMG 23910 window:
- the hemA gene encoding glutamyl-tRNA reductase, with protein sequence MHYYCISFTHKNTDIATREKLSFSNETKKKELFKLIHSNNKILESLILSTCNRVEIFLFLGEIEGINTHVLNSLCLLCGVDKEELNTKADFYENSGAIHHLFSVASSLDSLVIGETQIAGQLKDAYKFALQEQRCGVHLTRAIHYAFKCAASVRNQTEISKNPISVASVAVAKAKELLNLENKTAVVVGAGEMSELACKHLLNAKANVLVLNRDLEHAKNLCLNLGENAKYDSIANLKQALNQYEIFFSATNAPHAIITNDLLEEKDYKRYFFDIAVPRDIDVKANEKNIIYAVDDLEEVVRKNLILREHQAQIAYSIVGTMTNDFFKHLSKLATLPLVKQLRLQADEIAKKELQKAISKGYLKNSDHEEARKLIKQVINVFLHHPSVNLKKLSGTMQNDSVVNAMRYVFDLKNENLEGLNLYKCEFNLENNHEI encoded by the coding sequence ATGCATTATTATTGTATCAGTTTTACGCATAAAAATACAGATATTGCTACTAGAGAAAAGCTTTCTTTTTCAAATGAAACAAAGAAAAAAGAATTATTCAAACTCATACACTCAAATAATAAAATTTTAGAAAGTTTGATTCTTAGCACCTGTAATAGGGTTGAAATTTTTCTTTTTTTAGGGGAAATTGAAGGAATTAATACCCATGTTTTAAATTCTCTTTGTTTGCTTTGTGGTGTTGATAAAGAAGAACTAAACACAAAAGCAGATTTTTATGAAAATAGCGGGGCTATTCATCATCTATTTTCTGTAGCAAGCTCGCTTGATAGTTTAGTTATAGGAGAAACACAAATTGCTGGGCAATTAAAAGATGCGTATAAATTTGCTTTACAAGAGCAAAGATGTGGTGTTCATTTAACAAGAGCAATACATTATGCTTTTAAATGTGCAGCTAGTGTTAGAAATCAAACTGAAATTTCTAAAAATCCTATTTCAGTAGCTTCTGTTGCAGTAGCTAAAGCTAAAGAACTTTTAAATTTAGAAAACAAAACCGCAGTTGTAGTAGGTGCAGGAGAGATGAGTGAGCTAGCCTGTAAACATTTACTAAATGCAAAAGCAAATGTCTTAGTTTTAAATAGGGATTTAGAACATGCTAAAAATTTGTGTTTAAATTTAGGAGAAAATGCAAAATATGATAGCATTGCTAATTTAAAGCAAGCGCTAAATCAATATGAGATATTTTTTAGTGCTACTAATGCTCCACATGCTATTATAACTAATGATTTATTAGAAGAAAAAGATTATAAAAGATATTTTTTTGATATAGCAGTTCCTAGGGATATTGATGTAAAAGCAAATGAAAAAAACATCATTTATGCAGTAGATGATTTAGAAGAAGTAGTAAGAAAAAATTTAATTTTAAGAGAACATCAAGCACAAATTGCCTATTCGATTGTAGGAACTATGACAAATGATTTTTTTAAACATTTAAGTAAATTAGCTACCTTGCCACTAGTAAAGCAATTGCGTTTACAAGCAGATGAAATAGCTAAAAAAGAATTACAAAAAGCAATCAGCAAAGGCTATTTAAAAAATTCAGATCATGAAGAAGCTAGAAAGCTTATAAAACAAGTTATAAATGTATTTTTACATCATCCTAGTGTTAATTTAAAAAAACTAAGTGGAACTATGCAAAATGATTCAGTAGTTAATGCTATGCGATATGTGTTTGATTTAAAAAATGAAAATTTAGAAGGTTTAAATCTTTATAAGTGTGAATTTAATTTGGAGAATAATCATGAGATTTAG
- a CDS encoding polyprenyl synthetase family protein → MQKIDQYMHEFLSELAYEPILTMSSKLQGGKKLRSKLLLKIAGENEISYKICAIIELIHSASLLHDDVIDEAKLRRGVQSINAQFGAKNAIMLGDILYSKAFYELSLIDLKLAKIISNAVVKLSVGELMDVNLSETFNTDKNAYLQMIYNKTAILIEASARCGAILAKLDENDFANYGKNLGLAFQIVDDILDIISDEKTLGKPVMSDFKEGKTTLAYMYLYEKLNSKEQNILKNLYKKDLKEEQIVWIKNKMQEYNILNQITLELNNYAYEALKSIEKYQMKDLEDIVKSMIEREF, encoded by the coding sequence GTGCAAAAAATCGATCAATATATGCATGAATTTTTATCTGAATTAGCTTATGAACCTATTTTAACCATGAGTTCAAAACTCCAAGGTGGTAAAAAATTACGCTCAAAATTACTTTTAAAAATAGCTGGTGAAAATGAAATTAGTTATAAAATTTGTGCAATTATAGAATTAATCCATAGTGCTAGTTTGCTTCATGATGATGTGATAGATGAAGCAAAATTAAGAAGAGGTGTGCAGTCTATAAATGCACAATTTGGTGCTAAAAATGCAATTATGCTTGGTGATATTTTATACTCAAAAGCATTTTATGAGCTTTCTTTGATAGATTTAAAATTAGCTAAAATAATTTCAAATGCTGTAGTTAAGCTTTCTGTGGGCGAATTGATGGATGTAAATTTAAGTGAGACTTTTAATACTGATAAAAATGCTTATTTACAAATGATATATAATAAAACAGCTATTTTGATCGAAGCAAGTGCAAGGTGTGGTGCCATACTTGCTAAATTAGATGAAAATGATTTTGCAAATTATGGAAAAAATTTAGGATTAGCTTTTCAAATTGTTGATGATATTTTAGACATAATAAGTGATGAAAAAACTTTAGGCAAACCTGTTATGAGTGATTTTAAAGAAGGCAAAACAACGCTTGCATATATGTATTTATATGAGAAATTAAATTCTAAAGAGCAAAATATTTTAAAAAATCTCTATAAAAAAGACTTAAAAGAAGAGCAAATAGTTTGGATAAAAAACAAAATGCAAGAATATAATATTTTAAACCAAATTACACTAGAATTAAATAATTATGCATATGAAGCATTAAAATCCATTGAAAAATATCAAATGAAAGATTTAGAAGATATCGTTAAAAGCATGATAGAAAGGGAATTTTAA